The Procambarus clarkii isolate CNS0578487 chromosome 61, FALCON_Pclarkii_2.0, whole genome shotgun sequence sequence ATATATATTCAGAATGTACATAATTTACATAATGATGCAAATAAATTCTTTTAAAACTACATTTTGGTGAAAAAATGGCCTGTAAATATTACTGTCAATTTTGTTAGATTTAAGGTTCAATATATTTGTGGGATATTTAATCACACAAACTGTGAAATGGCTTCAAATTGTCAATTACCTTGCACAAGTGTACCAACTCCCATGTAActctttactgctagatgaaattGGACATCAGACTAGGATAAGTCCATCAGAAATGTTTCAATAAAGCTCTCAAAATGCTGTGTGTGTTAGAGGTTTTGCAAGAATGTAACTCAAACACCAATGTAATATGCTCTCTCAACCCAAGGTGGCTTATTGTATaagtaaaataaattaaaatacaataaaattAAGTAGTTGAATTTAACTAGGTTATACATATAGGCAAGCTGCAGCTGGTGGTTCTGTGGGCTGAATTGTGATGGTGTAATTTAGAAACTGCTGTTTACTGCATTGATCTAATGCTAAAAGCTATTTACCGCCTTTGAATGCTAACGTTATAGGTTTATTGCAAACTAATTAGTTGGCTATATTAGTGCAAATGTGGTGGCCATTTTTTGGAAAACAAAATGTTTGTACAGTCTCCTGTGTTGATGTAACCTTAGCAGCCCAGACAAATATATAAAGTATTCGTATTTTACGGCGTTCAGTGGTATGAACTCACAAGCTCTTGTTCACACGTTTCAGACATCTTAAGATGGCTTCTCTCTAGTTGATATGCCTTATGTACACAACTTTTGTATCCATTAGATGTACACTTCTATGACTTGGTGTCATCATGAAGCAGTGTTAAGTAATGGGTATTATGGCATTACTGTGGCCGTCTCAGCTTCGTCGTCAGCAATAAAGTTTACAATGCATGGGTAAGTAGTATGTTGAAGTATGACTATGTGGGGTGTTGTGCATAGCCCATTGATCTGTGTGTCACAATGACTCATTAAACTGGTACAGACAGCATGAGGATTATTATTTTGCAAAACAAATTTTAGATTATTCCATCAGAAGTGTTGTGTATTTGTAACGGAATGCAAATATTCACAAGAGCATTTTAGGTTGTGTAGATTTAACTTTTAACAcatattcaccaagttgtgtttgcggggggttgagctttgctcttttggcccgcctctcaactgtcgatcaactgtttactaactactttttttttcacatcacacacacacatgtgacagtGAGACTTGTTAATCAATTTTTAGGATGTATGGTGAATATTTTGAGGTCTCAAAACATTGCTGATGTTATATTATGATCTAACATGATCATAAACTAACATGATCtagtttttagattcagctactaggaacaaaaatttaaagcagcacgggctatggtgagcccgtagtggacttactggcGCAGGAATGAAGCTGTAACTGCTATGACATTGCTGATAATGTGGCTTAATTTTGTAGAAGGATTCCATGCATTTCATTAATTTAGAAGAGTGAACTAAATGTTAGATCTAAAATAGGATCCAGAAAAACTATAATAGTTGTAAGGTTTCTTTAACATTTGAAGAGATTTAAAGCTAGGTGTGAATTTTTTATGACTTGTATTCTTTGGCAGTAAAAACCTTTTGAACAATAGTTAATTAGAAAATGTAATAAGGTGCAAGTGTTCAAAGAAAGCTATtcatcatttgatgcatcacgttagtgtgatctgtgtgtaatAAAGCTATGCTGGGATTTAGTAGAAATTGTTTTAGAGATTTGGCCAATGTGTAGGAGTTTGGACGAGAGCTTTCCTAGAGTACCAATGTTTCAAGTACTGGGGAAGTGGAGAATGTGTATCTAGTAACCATCATAATAGCTGTTGATAATATTGAGAAAATAAAAGCCCTTGAAATGTTCTCTTTGAGTTAATTGTCATTTGAGTGGGACAGGTATACAATGGTATAATATGTACCAAAATTGCCAGCTGCAATTCTCTAAATATTTTTAGAGATTGGTTAGCAACTAGATCATCAGTTATTTAAGACTGTCCCTTAGTATTTGCACAGCATTATATGACAGTTATATGAAAAACGGTATTTGTTGTTATATAAAGCGTTAGATgacagtgctgggtagacgggacaccacgagcgtagctctcatcctgtaactacacttgggtaattacaggtCCCTGTATACTGATGAGAATCTGTAATTAAAAATAGTTGGTGTATGAGATGAACATTATTCTAGAATAATTTTTTCCCTCTAGGTAGCAAAGTTAAAGGAGCGTGGGAATTCCTGCATGGAAGCAGGAAATCTGAGTGAAGCAGTTTTGCATTATACAGATGCAATTAAACTTGACCCCGAGAATCACGTCCTTTATAGCAACAGGTTAGTAGAcaatttccacgtttttttgggaAGTATTTAGCGTTTTATGAAATTTTTGTAAAAATGTTGCATTTTAAATGTTATTTCTGTTTCGCTTTAATTCCATACCATCTTTATTTTAATCCAAATTCAGATCTGCTGCTTATGCTAAATTGAAGAAGTACAAAGAAGCACTTGATGATGCTGACAAAGTTTTGCTTTACAAACCTGACTGGCCGAAGGTAAAGTGTAACTCGGTTAATACTGTTTGGTTGTAAGTGTGGTATTAATATCATTATGACACATAATACTAATTAATACTTGTAGCATCAAATGTATCAATTATCAGTAAGGTACGCAGCTGGGAGTACCCAGATTCCTGGTTTGTGTCACCTAATTGCTCCAATTAATTTTGTTTGATATAATTGTTAGCATTTGTTATTAAAAATTGTATGTACTGTATTTGCTATTATCAACATGACTATACCGAACTGCATTAGCTTCTTAATCATCTGTTTGATAAAAAATGAGATAATGAAGATACCCATCATTGCCTTCCCTCTTTTATCCTAAAAGATATAAAAGGATTCTCACTGACACTTGGATCAGTTTCACAAAAGGTATCCATAAAGGATGTAGAATCCCAGAATCATGAGATGCCACCTACTGAAATGAGAAAAAGTTGAAATTATATATCGGCATCATATACGTATCAACCCGGTACGGTATCGTTGAACTCGTCAGCCTCTGtgagggctccccccccccccccccccctcacacctcacagaggGAGCAGGTTCTGGGTCCCGGTGGTCCTTACTGGTCCCAGTATGCCAGTAAGGCTGGTCTAAGGCTGATGAGACTTGTATGGAGCTACCACGGCAAACTTCCTTCAGGGAGCCATAGTCCCATCCAAGAAATTGCATTTCATTTCACTTGATTCATTTTTTTCTCTTGGATCTTGACATTATTCAGGTTGTCTTGTAGCAACGTTTGATGGAAGTACCAATCTCAAGTTcaatttttgctgtaatatttacTCTTTAACATGAGTACTGTTAGCCATAATTTGTTCAACTGTCAACTTGCCTTTTATTTAATTGCCAATAATTGCCTTTTATTTTAGACTTGAAAATGTAAATATTACTGTATTAATTTAGTTTATTTAATTTGTCCTGAGCTTGTGTGTATATTTTCACATTTTATAGCTTTGAAAAGGTATTGTTTGATGTGTATATAGTATACataatatggtgaatactgttctaATTATACCTGTGTCTTGTAGGGCTATTCACGAAAGGCAGCTGCACTGGTCTATTTAAATAAATTAACTGAAGCTTTAAGTACTTATCAAAAAGGTCTTCAGTTAGATCCAAATAATCAGCAGCTTAAAGATGGACTGGCAGACTGCAGAGAAAAAGTGAGTACAAATGTTAACACTTTCATGATTAGATGATACATTAGTGTGTTGTGCACTCATTTTAACTTCATGTACTGTACTGATAACTCTTACAATTTCCTGAAATTGTTTTTAACTTCTGCATCACATTAATTTAGATTACGCCTCGTAAGTGGGCAGAGCTTTAGGAGTGTAACCCTGCATTTTATGTGGAGCATTGTTTGACTAAACATTATTAAATTTATGGTATGATTTATAATGCACATTGGTAGCAGAAGTCATTTGTGCATTTTTACATAAACATATATGCCTCTTCGCAAATGAATACAGTAGTTACAAGATACAGTACCAGATGGAGCGTGTTGAAATTGCTAAATCTGAATGTAAGAGATATGTATATATCCCTTTAGagtattctattgcgaacacagatACCAAATGaacaatgtaacacaaaaataCGTAACGCATCAcaatccttgtggatttgttcatcagaTATGAGGTGTCTTGATTGTGGAGTTTGTAAGAGTAGGTCTATGCTTAACCTATGACCTTAAACTATTAACCTTTCtggcccaggggccagattcacgaagcagttacgcaagcacttacgaatgtgtacatctttcctcactctttgacagctttggttacatttaataaacagtttacaagcatgaaaacttgccaatcaactgttgttattgttataaacagcctcctggtgctttggagctcatcaactgtttaataattgtaaacaaagccgccaaagattgagaaaagatgtacaggttcgtaagtgcttgcggaactgcttcgtgaatctggccccaggaagcAATTTGTGACATGGCCAACCATTTCTTTCATGCTCAGGGATTGAACCCACTTCCCTCAGTGGTGGGCCATGAACATGGAAAACTGCTTTTTGTGGAATTGAGATCTGTAGCAGCGGTTTTTAACCAGTGTGCCGCAAAGGATCCACAGATGTGCCACAGGAGTTTGAGGGAAGATACAAAAAATAACAGGAATAGTAAGAAATATGAGCATTAATTTTAATAATCAATCTTTTTGGAATCCATGATCAACATTTAAAAAATACTAAGATTAGAATTTTAGCTATTAAATTTTTAAACCCAGTCTTGATAGCTGTTTTTATATATTGTACATAAAGTTTCTCGTTGAAAAAATGGTGTCTTGACAATTTCGGCCCCTTATTCAGTGTGCCAagagttaaaaaaataaaaaaggttgAAAATCTTCGATCTGTAGGGTTGAAGGGAGTTTATTAATAGCAGTAACATGCTATTATGAacagctgagggggggggggtaaatacgAGAGGGGTTTAATGTTGAGGTTGTAGCATAGGGTTGTGTATTGTCTCATTGGTTATTTAATGTATATTTTGAATTAATTTGCCATAAAGACCAAAACATTAGTACGGTCTTATTGTGACGAAATTTGTTGttgacaactgtgtgtgtgtgtggtagggggaACACCCGTTTAATTTTTTGTGCTAAGAGTGTGAGAAATTGCAAGTTATTGAGAATGAGTTCATGTGTACAATAGATGATAGATCAATGTCAATGTAAAGATAGGGTAAGAATACAGGTATTGGGTGAGGGGACTGGGGATACCTGCTGGTTCTTCTGGGGATCAAATGACCCCCACAGGCcaatctctgaccaggcctcctggttggtggtctggtcaaccagattgtTAGGTGCAGCTGCTTGCAGTCTGGGGTGTGAACCACAGCCCCGTTGATTGAGTATCCTTTGGAGGAGTTCATCAAATTCTCGCTCTTAAACACCGAGATGATCTAGTTAAGCCCCTTATGTTTAGAGGGAGAGTGCTAAAAAGTCTTGGGCACTTAATATTGATAGAAATGTCTCAACATACCCAttgtacctctgcttttcaacttgGTTGTGGGTTTTGTATATCTTTATAGAGGGCAAGTTCCATTTGAACTGTAGGATAAGAACAAGATAGGATAGATATTAAAAGGTTTTGAAATAGAAGTAAGGCTGGTTGAGTAGGGGGGAAGAATGGCAAGTGGCAAAAGTGATCGAGACAAATACTGCATAAGTAAAGATAAGATTATTAGAATGTGACTTAAAAATCTGAGATAATAAAGCATTCACATGcgggcgatgagttacaataacgtggctaaagtatgttgaccagacgactcgctagaaggtgaagggacgacgacatttcagtccatcctggaccattctcaagttgattgagaatggtccaggacggaccaaaacgttgtcgtcccttcaccttctagtgtgtggtctggtcaacaaagcatTCACAGCTTGACATAAGGCAATAAAACTTGGGGTCTGTGAAGGGTCAGTGCTCAAGAATACACTGTGAAAATTAGCACTTTTAGAAAGAGCTGGTGTTTGTATGGTATGGGTATAGTAATGAGCATGTTAACCCGTGGAAACCAGTGAGGGAATGAAATATAAGTGTGGGTGATGAGCGATGCACTTAGTTGACATGGATGTCTTGGTAAGACTTCCGAGGATCATTTAATGGGAAGGATATACAAGGTTGAAGTAAATGAACTGataggttgatcagtccagcaaccaggaggcctggtcgacgaccgggccgtggggacgctaagccccggaagcacctcaaggtaacctcaaggtaggtgggtGACCTGTATCTTGAAATAATTTGAGTCATGGAGGGTAGGAATCGAGAGCTTGACTGAAAGGTTTACAAGGTAGTGGTGCCATGTGGGAAAATTTCCGATGTGGCTAACTCGAATGGGGAGCTGCCTGGAGGGATTTTATTATGTATAAATATAAACAGATAATAGTGTCGTTGCCAACTTTAATGCCGAGGTAATGAATAAAAGAAATCTAGTTTGATTGACAtttttagtaatatttatttTTATGAAGATGTAGATGAGGTTATGTATTAACATTGCAATTGATATGGTGGACAGTTGCTGCTACAAGGTGGAGGCAGGATGCTGAACCCATTCTCTGACCCAAGTTGCTTGCAGCGCATCAAAGACGATCCTCGTACTAAAGAATTCATGAAGGATCCAGAATTCGCTAAAACAATGGCAGAGCTTATAATAAATCCTCAGGTTCTTGGGtaagttttgttttcattttccattttatttttctcttctttctctGTAAAATATGCTTTGTTGCTGGTGTTTAGTTAGCTGTTAAAGTAGTTTGTATTATCTCGACATATTATCATACTTGACATCTTCCTCCACCCAATATCCTCTTGATATTGGGTGGAAGAAGAGGTTCTAGTAACACACTTCCTTGAGGTAAAGTGGTTCTCCTTTAATGATCAAACCCCATCAGAAAACTTTGAAACTATGCTTccctccatcctggaccattatgataAGTATGATAGGCGAAAGGGAAGAGTCAGCAGCAACgaagccaggactaaggttcattTTGGACATGTTGTGTATGGGAGCCAATTCGACAAGACTGCATCTGTGAAGAATCAAGGcaagaaagattattttagaagaacaATCTATAGGATGATTAGACCCTAACATGACGGAAGAGAGcaatgtttgtgtctgcagacttaacatttTAATATTCTCTTTCAAGTTTAATTTTGGTAGTGTAAGTTCAAGTTTCATATTTGGttagggaaggttatcttgaggtcatcttgtgatgctttcagggcttagcgtccccgcggctcggtcctcaaccaggccttctttttgttacacacctccaggaagcagtccgtagcagctgtctaactcccaggtacctatttacagctaagtAACGGGCTTCAGGGTTAACGAGAAACTGCCcaattgtttccacctccaccaggcatcgaacccggaacctcgggactacgaatccaaagtgctgtccgcttggctgtCTGGTCAACTTAAGTGGAAAGTGGAAGGGGAAACTCAACTCGGGAGAAGCTAGATTTTGTTCATATTATCTTGTACAGTATTAGCTACTCTTGTATCCAGAATGCCATAGTTTCATTAGGATTCTTGCTATGAATGGTGGTAAGCAAGAATGGGTTGCATTGTATTCTCTCTCTACCTCATAATTGTCATCTTTGTCATCTTCATTTTTTCATTCTTTCTTTGagaatattcttgattgtccttgCCAGGAGCCACTCGTGCTATCAATATGAGAAAAGGGGTAAAGGATGATAAGATTCCTTGTACTGTATATTATAAATGCACGTGTAAATTATTTACGGTGTGTGTACTTATAGCAATAAGAGAGCATGTTTTCACTGTGCAATATATATCACTTCTGAACATGTTCTAATTAAATTGATTATTAAAATCCTATTGCTTTAGTCTAGGTAATTATATAATTAATTTGTAATGGTTTCCATTTCAGtacaaagttaaatgacaaaagaATATTGACAACATTAAGTGTACTAATGGGAATGGATGCTAGCGATGACGACGACGAGCTGGATCCTACTCCACCTCGCAAGAAAACGCCCACACCTCCACCTAAGCAGGAGAAAATGGATGTAGACAAGACTCCTGAACAGTTAAAAGTACGATAAAATGCCTTCGGCTGCTTATAGTGAAGAGCAGCTGGTGCAGAAATACAGTATCATCCAGATATGCAGTTGTTGCCTCATTAAGGCTCGCATAAATAGTTAATGCTTCATGTTCTTTAGTTTGTGATTTTAGGTCTGTATTTTGATAGGTTTCCTTGTAAGAAAAATGCAATGTGCATCTTGTCAAGAATACATTACTGTATCTGGTAGCACACTGTGCAGTGTTGGATCATGGTTTTAATTGTAATAGTGCACTAATATTAGTTAGGAAGCAATGCTGTATTTAGATACAGTATCCAATTACAAAGTTAAGCCCTGAAGATTGTCAAAGACATTACGACGAGAGCTTGTGGGTTTCTTTGTGTATTACTGTTGTTTGCAGCATCGTACCCGTATGTCTTCAAGGGCAAGCGAGCCCCGCGGAGTTTATACATTTGTCTGGGTTGTCATGATAAAAGTGCACCTGTGCAAGTATCTATTAAGAGTTTATCAGATCTCTCTCTACATTCTCTCCTGTAGATTTTGTTGTCGAAATGACAAGAAATGTTAAGACAGGGTTAGATGCAAAGTGGAATTTAGTGGCCATGTACGACAAGCCAGGGCCACACTCCATGCGCCCGTATGCCTACCCCCCTGCCCTCAGAATCAGCTGCACTTGTTCTCTCCTTCGTAGTATGAATGTGCAATTCTCTCTGCGAATAATAAAATTTCATATTACTTTTGAGTCTGGTGGAAAAATTGCCACTTTTTTAGCAGGAAACTACAATCATCAGCATTTACACATAGTTTTTAACACatctgcatttgttatgatattAGATAATGTTTCTTTAATTTTTATTGTAATGAATTGTTCTAACATAATTCTTGGTTATTCTATATAATTCAGGTCATTGGCCCCTCATTCCCTAGACAGTTTTTCAACTCTCCCTTCTTTCAACACTCCCTACCCCAACACCTTCAATACCCCACACCTCGAGCCACTGTTGTAAGGAATCAATTTGTTATGATCGGATGCCTGTCTGCAGCATCCCACAAAATATCCGGTTATCTGAATTGCTATTTGGATATGGTGAAGTTTTGCCACAAAAATTTGCCATATCCGGGTTATCCAGCTGAGATTTTTGCCTGATAACCCAAATATTCAGATTAGTGGGCTTTGGATAAAAGCACTCATATAGTAATTGCTCCTGGCATAATTTAGATGATTTTATCATAATTGACTGATTTTATTGTTTAACTAAAAATGTTTCTATGCCATTTTTGACACTCCCACTCTTCCTTGTCATGACTTTATGAAGGTCCAAGACACACCAAAGTGTTGACACTTTCATTTAATTTCACATTGTGTGTGtaattttgtatttattatttatttccaGGCTCTTAAGGAGAAAGAAGCAGGAAATGCCGCGTACAAAAAGAAAGATTTCCAAACTGCTCTGCAGCATTATGAGAAAGCTGTTGAGCTTGACCCTTCTGATATGACATTCCTTAACAACAAAGCTGGTAAGATTACTGCCTCTTTGTACAGTGTATAGCTTCCTTGCTTCAGTTTTGTAGACTTAAGGCCTAAATGCTGCCTTGGCAGCATCTAGTATCAAATGTATACTCCCTTTccagtatgcaggcgatgagtcacaataacgtggctaaagtatgttgaccagaccacacactagaaggtgaagggacgacgacgtttcggtccgtcctggaccattctcaagtcaatcgacttgagaatggtccaggatggaccgaaacgtcatcgtcccttcaccttctagtgtgtggtctggtcaacccttTCCAGTAGATTGATATATTTGGTTGGACTGTCAAATAACAAATTTTGCTGTCAGAATGTATATGAACCCTTGCTGTTGAATACTAGTTTTATCCAATTAGTAAAAAGGATTGAAAAATGTTGTCACAAAAGATTGTAAAGAGATGTTGAAGTCAGACTTTGTTCTGGAGACAGGCCCTAGTGGCTCCTTCAAGTTATTACAGTACATTGATTTCATACCATTCTACTGGGCCAATAAAAACTCCCATCTGTGGGAGTTTTTATTTGCCTACGGAGACCATGAGCCAGGACCTGTCCCCCCCTCAGAGACAATGGGCACGGAGACACCTTACATTTAAAGTTAAAGTATTCGTATCTGCCACCAGCCAATAAGTCGGCAAAATGAAATTAATTACTGTATAGTTAGAAACAAGACGACAGCCTCAAAACTACTAAAAGAATTcccccaacaatgtaaacaaattctcaaaaattcatgaaaactagtgcGTGCTAGTTTACCCCACCTCCTTTCCCTCGTTTGGGGGAAGGAGTCGGGCTGCCCCACCACCAGTTCTTATTCTGATGTGTGCCTGGTTGCTCGTTCTAGTCACTTTTGGCTCCTGTCTCATTTTTCAAGTGTTTTTCCCTTGAGGCTGTTCTTATACATGTTGGTgtagcgagagccaggagttagtgTGCTTGGAGCTGCACGTGTTCAGGGTTTTTCTTCTCTGTGCGCTCCTCAAGTACTGCTCTTGCATGGTCAGGGTTGTCTTGGATGTCTAGACGATTGATTGTATATACGATGGTGCCCTTAAAAGgcacaaattgtatatatatgattttGCTCTTGCCTCCCTACacggtgtatattatatatataaatacatatatgtatgtatgtatgtatgtttaaaAGTACTGCATGAGATTTAAGTCCCATAGCCACAGTGTTCATATCGGCCTCCTCAGGGTTCCAGTAaaaagacgccatttaaaaaaaatggcACTGGGTACCATTAACAGGTGTGAAGGTCTTGCtctgtactgagtgagcaaccaaagcTGGCACATGCAGTacaagctaacagcactgctgttcagcttgtgaccatagCATCtcttaaaaatgtcaaaatatatgtaactgatattatttagcaatgatagtattacagaagagcctaacGGTTAGACTGGGTACAATATTCAGATATCAATGAacacaatgctgttcaagatgttcaatgctaggcaggtggccacagcacactgccattgTTTGGTCCATCTAAGAATCTTGAAGCGACTTTCCatattcctttacaaaataaacgtgtggaaaATTAATCATTAATTTAATTAacgggatttagtgaccaggattctgataatagcggcATTGTGGTGAGAATTAGTGATGTGCATAGTATGCTGGGAGGAGCGGTCTTGATTGAGGACTGGCATGGACTTTATTAGAGGAAATTTATTTTCAGCCGTGTATTACGAGATGCAGGATTACCAGCAGTGTATTGCCATCTGTGAGAAGGCTGTTGAAGTTGGGAGAGAAAATAGAGCAGACTTCAAGCTTATAGCAAAGGCTTTTACTAGGACTGGTAATGCTTATAAGGCACTTAAGGTAAGGTTAGGCTCATGTTATATTATGTTGAATAGTAAAATGTTTTTTTCTGGCCATGGACGTTTGGTTGTCGGTTACAAATGCTGAAACTTGTACTGAAATTATAAACATTATATCCATACATCATGTGGGTATTGGATCTGtactttatcattctcttttacaGGATTATGGCAAGGCTAAGAATTTCTATGAAAAGTCTCTATCGGAGCATCGCACACCTGAAACTAAAGAGTTACTGAGTAAGGTAAgcaaaatacattttcattggttGTGCTCACTACCTTGTTTCTTATTTTGAATGGATAGGGAGGCATCAGTGCAAAGGGAAATGATGCTAGTCTAGTGAAAGAAGGTTGATGGTATTAAAGGTAGAAACAACTTTTTTATTTATTGCTTATACTACAGTAAATAATATAGCATCATTGATGAATAAATGCCACTAGACTCCAGTAGTCATCCATAGTAGCAGCCAACACTGTATAAGACCAGAACCcgtattcacgaagcagttacgcaagcacttacgaacgtgtacatctttcctcaatctttaaaggctttggttacatttattaaacagtttacaagtatgaaaacttcccaatcaactgttgttataaacagcctcctggtgcttcagagttcattaactgtttaataatggtaaataaagccgccaaaaattgagaaaagatgtacaggttcgtaagtacttgcataactgcttcgtgactggCCCCTGGTGTTCAGTGTGTCttgtgaattttcatatattatatttatatatatgggaTGCATTCCTGGAAATTGGGAGTTAAATTGAAAGGGTGTAAATTTAACCGTTTATTCATCAGAATCAATGGTACATGTGGGGATATATTCTggaggaaaaataataaaataaagttcaAACTCGGTGATATAATTATGGTACCACACACTGTTAGTACATCACATTAATTCTTTGGAGATTTAGCAgcagtgtgttggtgtgggggtgaATGCTACAGAGAAAGGACTTTTAACTTTTCATCTGAGGGAGAAAGATGGATACATTTTTTCTTGATTTCCTAAGATCCTTAGAGATTGTTCCTTGTTAGTCTTCAAAGTTCTTGTGTAGCATTttgccccctttttttttatatataaatagagGCATGTGAATAGCCCTCTTCTTACCTCTTCTCATGGTGAAACTCTTCTTTGGTGAAACTCGCTATGAGAAGAGGACTATTCGGCAACAAAACAAGGAGTGTGCTAATCACTTTTGCATTCAATTTTGTAAAGGTTTAACCTATATGAAGTGTGACGAGCACAAGTCATGGCTGTATTTCCATGACTTCCATGTATTTCAAAGATTGTGTTCTAATAGTTTCATGTAAACAGCTTGAAAAGGTGATAAAAGAACAGGAACGACTGGCTTACATTGATCCTGCAAAGtctgaggaggagaaggagaaaggCAACGAGTTCTTCAGGAAGGGTGACTACCCTTCAGCAATCAAACATTACTCTGAAGCCATCCGCCGCAATCCCGAAGATGCCAAAATATACAGCAACCGAGCTGCTTGCTACACTAAACTGGCAGAGTTTAACCTGGGGCTTA is a genomic window containing:
- the Stip1 gene encoding stress-induced-phosphoprotein 1 isoform X1 — protein: MADNAAQVAKLKERGNSCMEAGNLSEAVLHYTDAIKLDPENHVLYSNRSAAYAKLKKYKEALDDADKVLLYKPDWPKGYSRKAAALVYLNKLTEALSTYQKGLQLDPNNQQLKDGLADCREKLLLQGGGRMLNPFSDPSCLQRIKDDPRTKEFMKDPEFAKTMAELIINPQVLGTKLNDKRILTTLSVLMGMDASDDDDELDPTPPRKKTPTPPPKQEKMDVDKTPEQLKALKEKEAGNAAYKKKDFQTALQHYEKAVELDPSDMTFLNNKAAVYYEMQDYQQCIAICEKAVEVGRENRADFKLIAKAFTRTGNAYKALKDYGKAKNFYEKSLSEHRTPETKELLSKLEKVIKEQERLAYIDPAKSEEEKEKGNEFFRKGDYPSAIKHYSEAIRRNPEDAKIYSNRAACYTKLAEFNLGLKDCDECIRLEPDFVKGHIRKGKIHQGLKQYAKAQDAYQRALDIDSNCQDALDGFRECMMAVNSDPEEVRKRAMSDPEVQQILKDPAMRMILEQMQTDPRALQDHLKNPDIASKIQKLLQSGLISIR
- the Stip1 gene encoding stress-induced-phosphoprotein 1 isoform X2, with product MEAGNLSEAVLHYTDAIKLDPENHVLYSNRSAAYAKLKKYKEALDDADKVLLYKPDWPKGYSRKAAALVYLNKLTEALSTYQKGLQLDPNNQQLKDGLADCREKLLLQGGGRMLNPFSDPSCLQRIKDDPRTKEFMKDPEFAKTMAELIINPQVLGTKLNDKRILTTLSVLMGMDASDDDDELDPTPPRKKTPTPPPKQEKMDVDKTPEQLKALKEKEAGNAAYKKKDFQTALQHYEKAVELDPSDMTFLNNKAAVYYEMQDYQQCIAICEKAVEVGRENRADFKLIAKAFTRTGNAYKALKDYGKAKNFYEKSLSEHRTPETKELLSKLEKVIKEQERLAYIDPAKSEEEKEKGNEFFRKGDYPSAIKHYSEAIRRNPEDAKIYSNRAACYTKLAEFNLGLKDCDECIRLEPDFVKGHIRKGKIHQGLKQYAKAQDAYQRALDIDSNCQDALDGFRECMMAVNSDPEEVRKRAMSDPEVQQILKDPAMRMILEQMQTDPRALQDHLKNPDIASKIQKLLQSGLISIR